From the genome of Plectropomus leopardus isolate mb chromosome 13, YSFRI_Pleo_2.0, whole genome shotgun sequence, one region includes:
- the exoc3l2a gene encoding tumor necrosis factor alpha-induced protein 2: protein MPILKKLPGRSKSCHEFPRVNGELILPRLDLDLRDLNDLNDLKELNDLKDLKNLNPFEDVDLYEDERNEGDMGLIMGEVRGNFQLRSSRDGEEEENEVNAERHGAGNPKGKPLRGTLERICGVSPLKTLGKLGKGLRISGRNVWGNNSPHYSPGNSNSLPPEREKRKGLRRGSEGIMTLLRFTGRRKEERRESLPCGNLSLTDSEAEASRRPSFLRMVSLGKLKRESISDKASQEAEEETEEEEPVVKTREPLSVLEILQLVNHRDLLLADTHIQELERECELLSLLPPTTTSTPTVCPSTPPGMLPLSPSSLDDSLSSSATLDSSRRKEKDVELLYEALQKEMWDVVRESLRQPSAGPNLGLVVLVIQQEEHADAAWVLREATKPEGEGPQIQASHRPRRLKMKWRQAVMEAADWSLPHQVDTQAGQLASYLERLRSRMVDDLDAARRNAVSIYPEEFAAFQVYVESYHRAVAKRLRTITSGPLQITDVYSLLDWFYNIYNRDVLGTISTTTPINYTPLEPILPQDTVDRLEQDCISIVREKVTTELIQVLDEEERRWAQTLHIEEFQSHLARSVIQRLKVDLDRSTSVNQFLGARVARCSLIGLADFLYSFQRKAEMFHETQAEFGDRGDGYVSRTIALVNCCPPLRSLVERCRQCDPQGSEESAQRANSSLDRIINQSVRVLTDRLFEHIRPFFDKLMKRKWLNNTEAFEAIEASIKQHFRKFRRMDSPPYQTLVGEVHRRVLVEYVRAIMRGRLICTSSKMRKRMAFRLQDEAKQLKGLFKDLESSSSWLDSIICHLADIILLEDTPSIQMEVAVLVKEFPDIRKKHVSTLLNVRGMMRQAERQEILNIVKDFECSNALMCRDHALFSDIPITSEVHCISLGLLRLAMTVSNWFSEHRPRQLRRTCARNATVQPAEGKNVEDMNKLHRED, encoded by the exons ATGCCCATTCTGAAGAAGCTCCCAGGAAGGTCCAAGAGCTGCCACGAGTTCCCAAGAGTGAATGGGGAACTGATCCTGCCCCGGCTGGACTTGGACCTCAGGGACCTGAATGATCTCAATGATCTAAAGGAGTTGAATGACCTGAAAGACCTGAAGAACTTAAACCCCTTTGAGGATGTGGACCTGTATGAGGATGAGAGGAATGAAGGTGACATGGGCCTCATCATGGGGGAGGTCAGGGGAAACTTCCAGCTCAGGTCCTCCCGTgatggagaagaggaagaaaacgaGGTGAATGCAGAGAGGCATGGAGCAGGGAACCCTAAAGGGAAGCCCCTCAGGGGGACTCTGGAGCGGATCTGTGGAGTGTCGCCCCTCAAAACCCTCGGAAAACTGGGGAAGGGGCTCCGCATATCGGGACGCAATGTATGGGGGAACAACTCTCCCCACTACAGCCCTGGAAACTCAAACAGCCTCCCaccagagagggaaaaaaggaaaggactCCGCAGGGGCTCTGAAGGAATAATGACCCTGCTCCG CTTTACAGGTCGACGTAAGGAGGAGCGCAGAGAGAGCCTGCCCTGCGGAAACCTGAGCCTCACAGACAGCGAGGCGGAGGCTTCCAGGCGGCCCTCCTTCCTCAGGATGGTCAGTCTGGGCAAGCTGAAGAGGGAGTCCATATCAGACAAGGCCTCCCAAGAGGctgaggaggaaacagaggaggaggagccggTGGTCAAAACCAGAGAGCCCCTCTCAG TCCTGGAGATCCTACAGTTGGTCAACCACAGGGACCTTCTCCTGGCCGACACACATATTCAAGAGctggagagagagtgtgagctGCTGTCTCTCCTTCCACCCACAACTACTTCCACTCCTACTGTTTGTCCCAGCACCCCTCCCGGCATGCTCCCCTTATCGCCCTCATCCTTAGACGACTCTCTGAGCTCCAGTGCAACACTGGACTCAAGTCGGCGGAAGGAAAAGGACGTGGAGCTCCTGTATGAGGCCCTGCAGAAGGAGATGTGGGACGTAGTGCGGGAGTCCCTCCGCCAGCCCAGTGCTGGTCCTAACCTTGGGCTGGTGGTGCTGGTGATCCAACAGGAAGAGCATGCTGATGCTGCTTGGGTCCTGAGAGAGGCGACTAAACCAGAGGGAGAGGGCCCCCAGATCCAGGCCAGCCACCGTCCCCGGCGACTGAAGATGAAGTGGAGGCAGGCAGTGATGGAGGCCGCAGACTGGAGCCTGCCACATCAGGTGGACACCCAGGCAGGCCAGCTGGCCTCATACCTGGAGCGCCTGAGGAGTCGGATGGTGGATGACCTGGATGCGGCGAGGAGGAATGCTGTATCCATTTACCCAGAGGAGTTTGCTGCCTTTCAGGTGTATGTGGAAAGTTACCATCGAGCTGTGGCCAAACGTCTGCGGACCATCACCAGTGGCCCGCTGCAGATCACAGACGTCTACTCTTTACTGGACTGGTTCTACAACATCTACAACAG GGATGTCCTTGGAACCATTAGCACAACCACACCCATCAACTATACTCCACTGGAGCCCATTCTCCCCCAAGACACAGTGGACAGGCTGGAACAAGACTGCATCAGTATCGTTAGG GAGAAGGTGACAACCGAGCTGATTCAGGTTCTGGATGAAGAGGAGAGGCGATGGGCCCAGACTCTGCACATAGAGGAATTTCAGTCTCACCTAGCACGCTCAGTCATCCAG AGGCTGAAGGTGGACTTAGACAGATCTACATCTGTGAACCAATTTCTGGGAGCGAGAGTGGCACGCTGTAGTCTCATTGGACTGGCTGATTTTCTCTACAG TTTCCAGAGGAAGGCAGAGATGTTTCATGAGACTCAGGCAGAATTTGGAGACCGAGGGGATGGATATGTTTCTAGGACCATAGCTCTAGTCAACTGCTGCCCTCCTCTCAG GTCTTTAGTGGAGCGCTGCAGGCAGTGTGACCCACAGGGCAGCGAGGAGTCTGCGCAGAGAGCCAACTCCTCCCTGGACAGGATCATCAACCAGTCAGTGAGGGTGCTGACTGACAGACTGTTTGAGCACATCAGG CCTTTCTTTGACAAACTGATGAAGAGAAAATGGCTGAACAACACAGAGGCCTTTGAAGCCATTGAAGCCAGCATCAAACAACACTTCAGGAAGTTCAGAAGGATGGACTCTCCACCTTATCAG ACCCTGGTGGGCGAGGTGCACCGACGGGTCCTGGTGGAGTATGTCCGAGCCATCATGCGGGGACGACTCATATGCACATCCTCCaagatgaggaagaggatggCTTTCCGCCTGCAAGATGAGGCCAAACAACTGAAAGGACTCTTTAAGGATCTG GAATCCAGTTCATCCTGGTTAGACAGCATCATCTGCCACCTTGCTGACATCATTCTCCTGGAGGACACTCCCTCCATCCAGATGGAAGTTGCTGTTCTGGTCAAAGAGTTTCCAGATATACG GAAGAAGCACGTCTCCACCCTGCTCAATGTGAGAGGCATGATGCGACAGGCCGAGCGCCAGGAGATCCTCAACATTGTCAAAGACTTTGAATGCAGCAATGCCCTTATGTGCAGGGACCACGCCCTCTTTTCTGACATCCCCATCACCTCAGAGGTGCACTGCATCAGCCTGGGTCTTCTCCGCCTTGCCATGACCGTCTCTAACTGGTTCTCAGAGCACCGTCCCAGGCAACTCCGCAGGACGTGTGCCAGAAATGCAACAGTTCAACCTGCTGAGGGCAAGAATGTGGAAGACATGAATAAACTTCACAGAGAAGATTAG
- the ppp1r14aa gene encoding protein phosphatase 1, regulatory (inhibitor) subunit 14Aa — protein sequence MAADRTGATLQQTDELQSSHLELLEDRVGNIPKRHARVTVKYNRKELQRRLDVEKWIDDSLDRLFLGQEGDMPDEVNIDDLIDLPNDEERVKKLQELLGKCRNNTGTFIRELVSKLEGVQKQEELQSEGIEHPIICHNPYRHEPYHFNNPQQHHHSHHTRGQNQTL from the exons ATGGCAGCAGACCGGACCGGAGCGACGCTTCAGCAAACCGACGAGCTTCAGTCATCACATTTGGAGTTGCTGGAGGATCGCGTAGGGAATATCCCGAAGAGACATGCCCGGGTTACCGTCAAGTACAACCGGAAGGAGCTGCAGAGGCGACTGGACGTGGAGAAGTGGATCGACGACAGTCTGGACCGGCTGTTCTTGGGTCAG GAAGGTGATATGCCAGATGAGGTAAACATTGATGACCTGATTGACCTGCCTAATGATGAGGAGCGAGTCAAAAAGTTACAG GAGCTTCTTGGAAAGTGCAGGAACAACACAGGG ACCTTCATCAGAGAGCTGGTGTCAAAGCTGGAGGGAGTTcagaagcaggaggagctgcagagcgAAGGCATCGAGCATCCCATCATCTGCCACAACCCCTACCGCCATGAGCCCTACCACTTCAACAACCCGCAGCAGCACCATCACTCCCACCACACCCGAGGCCAAAACCAGACCCTCTGA